Part of the Corynebacterium caspium DSM 44850 genome, TGGCGCTTTGAATCTGACGGAATTCGCGATAATGGCTGCCGATGCGGTCAATTCCAAATCCGACTAATCCGCCTAAAATTAGGCCAATTACCATGCCAATAAGGGGGTATTCCGAAACTAAACGTCCGCCGACATATCCCACACAGCAAGCTTGGAAAGACCAAATAGCTGCGCCTATGGTGTCAAAAATGAAAAATTTCCACCAAGGATAGCGGGTGGATCCCAAAATAATCGTTAGTACCCAACGAGCCCAAGGGATAAAGCGAGCCACAATTATGGTAAATCCGGGTTTTTCTGTGACTGCACCTTGGGCCCATTCCACGGCGGTGACTACTTTGGAAGCCCCCGGTAGGCGGCGAAATTTCCGTCCGGCTCGAAACATCCTTCCCCCAAGGAAATAGCTGAGATTATCGCCAATCATGGCAGCAATGAGCCCGGTAAAAAAGATTCCCCAGAAATTAGGGATGCCGCGCGAACCCGTCCAGGAAGAGGCCAAGGTTAAAAGGGTTTCGGCTGGAATAAAGGGGATTAGAGCATCGCCAATTACGAATAATCCCAGGGCCGGGTAGATAAACCAGAGCGACATGATCGATTCAATCAGAAGCTCTAGTTGGGCCACCAGGCACTTCCTTTCCGTTTTCGAGTATCTTCAGGATTCTGTATATATAAGGAATATATAGGAATGCGAATAATTGATCACTTTGTTAAGCAATCACGAAAGATTACTCTAGCGTGTGATCCAGAGTTTCCCTAGAGATATTGTGCAGTGCGCAGAAAGGTTTCAGGAAGCTCCCAGGAAAAAGCTATTACCCCGCTACAGGGGGTGCCTTACAGGGTGGTGCGGACCCCTTATTTTTCTTTCTGTAGTTTGGGACGGTATGAGTTAGAGAGATGCCCTGCTGTGAAATACCAGTACAGAAATTTCTGGCTGGCATGGTAGAGATTAAAGAATTACACAGCAGTTCGGCCTGCACCCTAGGCCTGCAAAAGTGGAAAAGGATTGGTCGTAATAGTGGTAAAACGCTTGGTCATTGTGGAGTCAGCTACAAAGGCCCGCAAGATTCAGCCCTATTTGGGCCCCGACTACATTGTTGAGGCCTCAGTGGGGCATATTCGCGATCTCCCACGCGGTGCAGCGGATGTTCCGACCAAGTACAAAAAAGAACCGTGGGCACGGTTGGGCGTGGATACCGAGCACGGTTTCACCCCTCTTTATGTGGTCAGCTCAGATAAGAAGAAAAAGGTAGCTGACCTGCGCTCTAAGCTTAAAGAAGTAGATGAGCTTTACCTGGCAACAGACCCAGACCGGGAGGGTGAAGCCATTGCTTGGCATTTGCTAGAAGTGCTCAAACCCAAGGTGCCGGTACGACGCATGGTCTTTAATGAGATCACCAAACCGGCAATTCTAGATGCTGCGGCTAATACCCGTGAGCTCGATATGCACCTGGTAGATGCGCAAGAAACTCGACGTATTTTGGATCGCCTCTACGGCTATGAAGTTTCCCCAGTGCTGTGGAAAAAAATAATGCCCAGGCTATCTGCTGGACGAGTGCAATCAGTGGCTACCAGGGTAATTGTGGAGCGCGAACGCGAGCGGATGTCCTTTATATCTGCTGATTATTGGGATATTGTGGCTAATCTTAAAACTGGTCAGCCCGCCAGCCCGGAAAATCCTTCGGAATTTCAAGCTCGTCTCAGTTCCATTAATGGCAAACGCGTAGCTCAGGGCCGTGATTTTGATGATCGCGGAGCTCTTAAAACTAGCCCAGCCACCGTTGAAATCATCGGCCAAGAACAGGCTAAAAAACTAGCCCAAGAACTTCCCGATGCCACCCTAAAAGTGGCAAGCGTGGAGGAAAAGCCTTATACGCGCCGCCCTTATGCGCCGTTTATGACTTCTACTTTGCAGCAAGAAGCTGGCCGTAAACTGCACTTTACTTCAGAGCGCACTATGCGCATTGCGCAGCGTTTATATGAAAACGGCCATATTACTTATATGCGTACCGACTCCACTTCGCTTTCGGCTCAAGGTTTAGAGGCCGCGCGCAGCCAGGCTAAAGAGCTCTATGGTGCGGCATATATTACTGATAAGCCGCGTCTTTATGATCGTAAGGTTAAGAATTCTCAAGAAGCTCACGAAGCTATCCGCCCGGCTGGGGAACGTTTTGCTACCCCCGCCGAATTGTCCGGAAAACTTGATGCAGAAGAGTTCAAACTCTATGAATTAATTTGGCAACGCACCGTGGCTTCGCAAATGTCGGATGCTAAAGGTACCTCGGTAAAGGTGACGGTAGCTGGCACGGGTCCACAATCTGGAGACAAAGTGGAATTTAGTGCTACTGGGCGCACCATTACGTTCCCTGGTTTTTTGCGGGCCTATGCTGATGATGCTGTAACGAATGCCGGAACCGCTAACAAGACGGGCGCAGCAGCTAAAAATAAGAGTGAAGATAAACATTTACCGCGCCTTTCCCAAGGTGATATTTTAGAGGCAAAATCTTTGGATGCTGAGGGGCATTCCACTAATCCGCCAGCGCGTTATACCGAAGCTAGTTTGGTAAAGAAAATGGAAGAGCTCGGAATTGGGCGACCTTCCACTTATGCTTCAATCATTAAAACTATTCAGGATCGCGGCTATGTAATGTCGCGCGGAAATGCCCTAGTTCCTAGCTGGGTAGCTTTTGCTGTGGTTGGTTTGCTGGAGCATAATTTTGGGGCTTTGGTGGATTATGATTTCACCTCTTCGATGGAAGATGAGCTAGATGATATTGCCACCGGTGATGAAAACGGTGCCGATTGGCTGGCCGCTTTCTACTTCGGTGACCCTAATGCGGACGATAAAATCGCCGATGCCATTGCGCGTGCGGGAGGTTTGCGTTCCTTAGTTAATGACAATCTGGAGCATATTGATGCCCGCCAGGTTAATTCTTTACGCCTTTTCGATGATGCCGAAGGTCGCGCAATTAATGTCCGGGTGGGCCGCTATGGGCCTTATTTGGAACGACAAGTTGGCACGAATGCTGCTGGTGAAGCCGAATACCAACGGGCAAATCTTCCCGAAGCTACCACCCCAGATGAGCTCACCCTAGCGGCCGCCGAGAAGCTATTTGCGACCCCACAAAGTGGTCGAGAGCTGGGGGTTAACCCCGCAAATGGGCGTACTATTGTGGCTCGTGAAGGCCGTTATGGGCCTTATATAACTGAGCTAGTACGCGAAGATGAGCGGGCGAGTGCCGAAGCTCAAGCTGAAATTGTGGTGGCAGAAGAACGCGCCGCTGAAGACGCTGAACGTGCTGCCACTGGCAAGCGCGCGAAGAATTGGGAAACCAAAACTGCGGCGAAACAAAAAGAAAAACGCATTGAGCAATATATTGAAGAATCGCTGAAACCAGCCACAGCTTCGCTATTTTCCACCATGGATCCGGCTACCGTAACCGTTGAAGAAGCCCTGCGGCTGCTGTCGTTGCCACGCGAAATCGGCATAGATCCTGCTGATGGCGAAATGATCAGTGCGCAAAATGGTCGTTATGGCCCGTATCTGAAAAAAGGCAATGATTCGCGCTCCCTTGGTAGCGAAGAACAGATTTTTAGCATCACTTTGGACGAAGCGCGTCGGATTTATGCGGAACCTAAGCGACGCGGTCGTGCTGCTGCTAAACCCCCGCTTAAACAACTTGGCGATAACGACGTCTCCGGGCGTCCGATGTCTGTCAAAGACGGTCGTTTTGGCCCCTATGTTACTGACGGGGAAACCAATGCCTCTTTGCGACGCGGCGATACCCCTGAGACCCTAACGGATCAGCGAGCCAATGAGCTGCTTTCAGAGCGTCGGGCCAAAGTTTTAGCTGAAGGTGGCGCACCGAAGAAAACGACGAAGAAAACAGCTAAGCGCAGCACCAAAAAAGCCACCAAAAAAGCCACGAAGAAGGTAGCGAAGAAAACAACCCGCACTACTAAAAACGTAGTTAAGGCAGGAAGCCGCAAGAAATAAATTCAGCTTCTAATATGGTGATATGACTTTGCTAAAGACATTCACCACTCGTACCTTTGAAGGGGCAGCTGCGTTGCAAGAATCTGTGCAACGCAGCTTTTTGCATAAAGATCGGATTCTTTATGCCACCTCCGGCAGTTTAGCTGCGTTAACTGCGCTAACTGCCCGCAAAGGCCCAGCTAAAATTCAGGCGGTGTTGCCTTTAGTAGGGGCTACGGCTTTGCTCCCGACGGTATTTCGAAGTGCAAAACTAGGGCTCGGAAGTAAATTATTGCTAAGTGCCGGAGTCGTTTGTGGCGGAGTGGCAGAAACTAGGCGGTATCTTTCGGCCACCCCCACAGCCGAGGCAGCGGCAACCGAGGCACCTACAGCCCTGGAATATGTCTTAGAAGATGCGGCAATTTTGGAGCCCCTCTTCTATCATTTAGTACTTTTAGCTGCTGGTGCTAAACGAAATCCAGCAGATGAGACTATCCGCTCTAGCATTAATCTGGTGGCTATTTTGGCTGCTCTAGTGCGTTCGCGGGATCTTAAAACTGTGCTGTCGCTGTCTGCACCGATTGGGGCTTTAGGGCTTTTTGCTGTGGCCGCTAACCGTGCCCAAGATCGTGCGCTTGTAAAAAGTACAGCTAGCCAGGGAATATCTCATGCCGGAAATATGCTTTATGGCATTGAGTTACTCAAACTTGGGGCCGGTTCGGCCTTTAAGGCAGGTACCAAGCGCAGCCGCGAATTTGCGGCAGCCCTAATATTTGGGCGCATGGTTGCACTTTTGCTGCTGGTAGATGGCCTAACTAACTAAGATCTATCTGCCAGAGTTTCCCGGATTGGGCGGGCTAATTGGGTCATTTGGTGACGTCCGCGCAGTTCTACTGATTTCAGCAGCGTCCACCTTGCTTGTTCAGCCTCATTAGCACCGCGCAAGGTATTAACAGTGGTCAGGACCCGGCCGGGAGTTTTCTTGGCTAGATCTGTAAGCCGGGCTGCTTGATTGACGGCATCGCCAATAACGGTGTATTCGAAGCGGTCGGCCCCGCCGATATGTCCGGCCACTACATGGCCAGCAGCTACTCCAATACCTGCTTGTAAACGTAGATCCTGTAAACGATCGCGCAGTTGTCGGGCAGCCTGTAGCGCCATGGAATTAGTGTCATTTAAAACTAGGGGAGCACCGAAAACGGCTAGCGCGGCATCGCCTTGGAATTTATTAATAATCCCTTTATTGGCATGCACCACCTCTACTACCACCTCGAAAAAGCGATTGAGTTCCTGTACTACTTCTTCGGGTTTATGGTTCACGGTAAAGGTAGTAGAGGAAATTACATCGATGAAAAGTACTGCAACTTTACGATCCTCCCCACCTAAGGCGGGCTTATTTTCTAGCGCCCGTTCTGCAACCTCAATACCCACATAGCGACCAAAAATATCGCGTACGCGCGCTCTTTCTTTCAGCCCGCGCATCATTTCATTAAATCCGGCCTGGAGTACCCCTAATTCTGAGCCGTCATAAATATCTACCTCTGCATCGGCATCCCCGCGGCGCACCCGATTAATGGCTTCTTGCAGCTCATTAATGGGATCCACCACAGAGGCAATCACCAAATTGGTGGCTATAAATCCGGCACAGAGCCCTCCGATGAGAAGTCCGATAATCCCGGGGAGAACATCGGCAGCATTATCAGTAAACATCCCAATCCATTGGGCCAAAACCAATAAAACTGCCCCTAC contains:
- a CDS encoding adenylate/guanylate cyclase domain-containing protein translates to MHRLARTISWIWGTSWPRYALWVLSSNLIGAAAILLFIRYLIPIPGLDSLDIDLVHWRAVGLIYIAFAVIIGILATLVMFRPVLDWQRDPDAHDPNEVRNLVLRLPIYQAIVCAAVWIIGIIIAVSAAAAMSRNLALVTGISTVLTMGISSMITYLAAERLVRPIAAAALARRYEDSTLEPPIHVRLRATWALSSGLPMVGAVLLVLAQWIGMFTDNAADVLPGIIGLLIGGLCAGFIATNLVIASVVDPINELQEAINRVRRGDADAEVDIYDGSELGVLQAGFNEMMRGLKERARVRDIFGRYVGIEVAERALENKPALGGEDRKVAVLFIDVISSTTFTVNHKPEEVVQELNRFFEVVVEVVHANKGIINKFQGDAALAVFGAPLVLNDTNSMALQAARQLRDRLQDLRLQAGIGVAAGHVVAGHIGGADRFEYTVIGDAVNQAARLTDLAKKTPGRVLTTVNTLRGANEAEQARWTLLKSVELRGRHQMTQLARPIRETLADRS
- a CDS encoding DedA family protein, translating into MSLWFIYPALGLFVIGDALIPFIPAETLLTLASSWTGSRGIPNFWGIFFTGLIAAMIGDNLSYFLGGRMFRAGRKFRRLPGASKVVTAVEWAQGAVTEKPGFTIIVARFIPWARWVLTIILGSTRYPWWKFFIFDTIGAAIWSFQACCVGYVGGRLVSEYPLIGMVIGLILGGLVGFGIDRIGSHYREFRQIQSATASA
- the topA gene encoding type I DNA topoisomerase, with product MVVIVVKRLVIVESATKARKIQPYLGPDYIVEASVGHIRDLPRGAADVPTKYKKEPWARLGVDTEHGFTPLYVVSSDKKKKVADLRSKLKEVDELYLATDPDREGEAIAWHLLEVLKPKVPVRRMVFNEITKPAILDAAANTRELDMHLVDAQETRRILDRLYGYEVSPVLWKKIMPRLSAGRVQSVATRVIVERERERMSFISADYWDIVANLKTGQPASPENPSEFQARLSSINGKRVAQGRDFDDRGALKTSPATVEIIGQEQAKKLAQELPDATLKVASVEEKPYTRRPYAPFMTSTLQQEAGRKLHFTSERTMRIAQRLYENGHITYMRTDSTSLSAQGLEAARSQAKELYGAAYITDKPRLYDRKVKNSQEAHEAIRPAGERFATPAELSGKLDAEEFKLYELIWQRTVASQMSDAKGTSVKVTVAGTGPQSGDKVEFSATGRTITFPGFLRAYADDAVTNAGTANKTGAAAKNKSEDKHLPRLSQGDILEAKSLDAEGHSTNPPARYTEASLVKKMEELGIGRPSTYASIIKTIQDRGYVMSRGNALVPSWVAFAVVGLLEHNFGALVDYDFTSSMEDELDDIATGDENGADWLAAFYFGDPNADDKIADAIARAGGLRSLVNDNLEHIDARQVNSLRLFDDAEGRAINVRVGRYGPYLERQVGTNAAGEAEYQRANLPEATTPDELTLAAAEKLFATPQSGRELGVNPANGRTIVAREGRYGPYITELVREDERASAEAQAEIVVAEERAAEDAERAATGKRAKNWETKTAAKQKEKRIEQYIEESLKPATASLFSTMDPATVTVEEALRLLSLPREIGIDPADGEMISAQNGRYGPYLKKGNDSRSLGSEEQIFSITLDEARRIYAEPKRRGRAAAKPPLKQLGDNDVSGRPMSVKDGRFGPYVTDGETNASLRRGDTPETLTDQRANELLSERRAKVLAEGGAPKKTTKKTAKRSTKKATKKATKKVAKKTTRTTKNVVKAGSRKK